From Longimicrobium sp.:
AGGAAGCGCAGGAGGTTCTGGTCCAGGTTGAAGCGGTCGAAGACCCCGAACTCGTCCGGCAGCAGGGTGGTGGTGTCGCTGGACGACACCGAGACGCCCACGAGCTCCAGCGGATCGGCGGGCGGGGGAAACCCTCCCGACTGCGCGTGGGCGGAGAGGCCGAAGATCAGCAGCGGCGAAATGTATCCCCACGCCCCGCGCGACTGCGTCCACGTTACCGGCACCACGGTGCCCGGCGGCAGCCGGCATTGCTCGGGCGGAATGCCGTCCGCGCGTTCGCGTACCTCGAAGGGCAGGCCCACCAGCGAGAACGCCCCCGGCACCTGCGTGCGCCCGCGCGCGACCTCGCCGCGCACGGTGGTCACCTTCAGGTCGTACGTGCGTCCCGGGAGCACCCAGAACCCCAGCTCCGCGGGGCTCACGTAGCAGGCGCCCAGCGTTCCCCCGGGGTTGCTGGGAACGTCGGGGATGCAGGCCGGGTCCGGGGCTTCGCGAAAGACGAACCGGGCCCCGTCGTCGCGGGTGACCTCCACCTGCGCCCCGCGCTCGGCAGGTGCCTCGCTGGCAGCTACGGAGCGGTAGAGGATCAGGGGCTGCGCCTCGCGGTCGGTCCGCAGCACGGCCTGCACGACCAGCCGGTCCTGCCCCGGCGGCGTGGTGACGTCGGCGATGGTGCATCCCGTCAGGGACAGGGCGCAAAGTCCCGCGATCGGCCAGCGCATGTTCGTCCCGGCTGCAGGGGAAAGGTACTCGATACCGCTTGTACCGCGGCGCGCGCCCGGAGTTCAGCCGGGGGCCGGATTGTCCGCCGGCCGATGCCGGGCATAGGTTGCGCCGCTGCCATCAACCGACGAACCGCCGGGAGACGATGACGAGGGACGATGCCGCCTGGGAGTGCGGGTTCGAGGTGCGCTGGGCCGACCTGGACGGCAACCGCCACGTGCGCAACACCGCGTTCAGCGAGTACGCCACCCACACGCGCTTCAGCCTGCTGGCGGGGCGGGGCTTCACCCAGGCCCGCCTGGAGGAGCTTCGCTTCGGCCCGGTGATGATGCGCGAGGAGGTGCGCTACAAGCGCGAGGTAAGGTTCGGCGACTCGCTGACGGTCACGCTGCGCTGCGCGGGCCTCTCGGCGGACGTGTCGCACTGGCGCGTGCACCAGGACGTGCTGCGCGCGGACGGGCGCGAGGCGGCGCTGCTCACCATCCAGGGAGGGTGGATGGACCTGGACACGCGAAAGCTGATCGTTCCGCCCCACGAACTGGCGGAGCTGCTGCAGGTGCTCCCGCGGACGGCGGACTTCCAGGAGCTCCCGTCCCTGCTGCGCCGCCGCTAGCAGAACCGGCGCAGGGCCTCCGGGGCGCGGCCCTGACGGTCGCGCGCTGGTGCGGGCGTTGCACTCCACCCGGGCGGGAGCTGGATTCCTTTCGCAGCGCACGGAACGAACATGGGCAACGCAGGGCGGTTGTACCTGGCCCGCCACGGGGTGACGGCGGCCAACCTGAGGTGGGTGAACGTGGGGATCGACGCCGAGCCGCTGCTTCCCGCGGGGCGCGAGATGGCGCGCGAGCTGGCGGAGCGCGTCCGGGAGGAGGGGATCGAGGAGGTGTGGTGCAGTCCCATCGCCCGCGCGCGCGAGACGGCGGAGATCGTCGCCGAAGCATGCGGGCTGCCGCTGTACGAGGACGCCGCGCTGCGCGAGATGGATGTCGGCCCCTGGGCGGGGCTCACGGACGAC
This genomic window contains:
- a CDS encoding thioesterase family protein is translated as MTRDDAAWECGFEVRWADLDGNRHVRNTAFSEYATHTRFSLLAGRGFTQARLEELRFGPVMMREEVRYKREVRFGDSLTVTLRCAGLSADVSHWRVHQDVLRADGREAALLTIQGGWMDLDTRKLIVPPHELAELLQVLPRTADFQELPSLLRRR
- a CDS encoding DUF4249 family protein; translated protein: MRWPIAGLCALSLTGCTIADVTTPPGQDRLVVQAVLRTDREAQPLILYRSVAASEAPAERGAQVEVTRDDGARFVFREAPDPACIPDVPSNPGGTLGACYVSPAELGFWVLPGRTYDLKVTTVRGEVARGRTQVPGAFSLVGLPFEVRERADGIPPEQCRLPPGTVVPVTWTQSRGAWGYISPLLIFGLSAHAQSGGFPPPADPLELVGVSVSSSDTTTLLPDEFGVFDRFNLDQNLLRFL